One stretch of Lacrimispora sphenoides DNA includes these proteins:
- the leuA gene encoding 2-isopropylmalate synthase: MLNYQRYKRIPVVTYPERQWPCNEIKKAPIWCSVDLRDGNQALTEPMVVEEKIEMFDLLIRLGFKEIEVGFPAASQIEYDFLRQLVERKLIPDDVVIQVLVQCREHLIKRTFEALQGVKKAIVHIYNSTSTLQRDVVFGKGREEIREIAVKGTEWVKQYMQDFDGEVVLEYSPESFTGTELDFALDICAAVQETWGATPDKKIIFNLPSTVEMNTPNVYADQIEWMNTHFKDRDSIILSVHPHNDRGTGIAATELALLAGADRVEGTLLGNGERTGNVDILTVAYNMFSHGINPELHIENIREIVDIYERCTKMEVEPRHPYAGKLVFTAFSGSHQDAINKGMQAMRDRKNTYWEVPYLPIDPSDIGRQYEPIVRINSQSGKGGVAFVMDTFYGFKLPKGMHKEFADVIQAISEKQGEVAPEQIMDEFKSNYTEKKEPIHFRKSQITEAEDDTPFSTAAKVRYTDHGVEKIFEGVGNGPIDAVQKGLEKELGIEIRVLDYYEHALASGSGAQAASYIHLLDVKTGKATYGVGISSNITRASIRGIFSAVNRLFYS; this comes from the coding sequence ATGTTGAATTATCAAAGATATAAAAGAATACCGGTAGTCACCTATCCGGAAAGACAATGGCCGTGCAATGAGATTAAGAAAGCGCCGATCTGGTGCAGCGTTGATTTAAGGGATGGAAACCAGGCCCTTACGGAGCCCATGGTTGTGGAAGAGAAGATCGAGATGTTTGATCTCCTGATCCGGTTGGGTTTTAAGGAGATTGAGGTCGGTTTTCCAGCAGCTTCCCAGATTGAATATGATTTCTTAAGGCAGCTTGTGGAACGTAAGCTGATTCCTGATGATGTGGTCATTCAGGTTCTGGTTCAGTGCAGGGAGCATTTGATCAAGAGGACCTTTGAAGCCCTTCAGGGAGTTAAGAAGGCAATTGTGCATATCTACAATTCCACTTCAACTCTTCAGCGGGATGTAGTTTTTGGCAAGGGCCGGGAAGAAATCAGGGAGATCGCCGTAAAGGGTACGGAATGGGTGAAGCAGTATATGCAGGACTTTGATGGAGAAGTGGTTCTTGAATATTCTCCAGAGAGCTTTACAGGAACAGAGCTGGATTTTGCTTTGGATATTTGTGCGGCTGTCCAGGAAACCTGGGGCGCAACACCGGATAAGAAAATTATCTTCAACCTTCCTTCTACTGTGGAGATGAATACTCCTAACGTTTATGCGGATCAGATCGAATGGATGAATACTCATTTCAAGGACCGTGACAGCATTATTTTAAGCGTTCACCCCCACAATGACCGGGGAACCGGAATCGCAGCCACGGAGCTTGCTCTGCTGGCAGGAGCCGACCGGGTGGAAGGTACGCTTTTAGGAAACGGCGAACGGACCGGGAATGTAGATATTTTAACAGTCGCATACAACATGTTCTCTCACGGGATCAATCCGGAGCTTCACATTGAGAATATTCGTGAGATCGTTGACATATATGAGCGATGCACCAAGATGGAAGTGGAGCCAAGACATCCATATGCAGGTAAGCTTGTCTTTACCGCCTTTTCCGGCTCCCACCAGGATGCCATCAACAAAGGCATGCAGGCCATGCGGGATAGAAAGAATACTTACTGGGAGGTTCCTTACCTGCCCATTGATCCATCAGATATCGGCAGGCAGTATGAGCCTATCGTGCGGATCAACAGCCAGTCCGGCAAGGGCGGCGTAGCCTTTGTCATGGATACCTTCTATGGTTTCAAGCTTCCCAAGGGTATGCATAAGGAGTTTGCAGATGTGATCCAGGCGATTTCTGAAAAGCAGGGTGAGGTTGCTCCTGAGCAGATTATGGATGAGTTTAAGAGCAATTACACGGAGAAGAAAGAACCGATCCATTTCCGCAAATCACAGATTACGGAAGCAGAAGATGATACACCGTTCTCAACAGCTGCAAAAGTCCGCTATACCGATCATGGCGTAGAGAAAATCTTCGAGGGTGTTGGAAACGGACCTATTGATGCGGTACAGAAGGGGCTTGAAAAAGAACTTGGCATTGAGATCCGAGTTCTTGACTACTACGAGCATGCCCTTGCTTCCGGTTCCGGAGCACAGGCGGCCTCCTATATTCACCTCTTAGATGTGAAGACAGGAAAAGCTACCTATGGTGTGGGAATCAGCTCCAACATTACAAGAGCGTCTATCCGCGGAATCTTCAGCGCAGTCAACCGGTTATTCTATTCATAA
- a CDS encoding methylglyoxal synthase encodes MLSNDFITFTLEKKKSIALIAHDNEKHALIEWCKEHKSALEKHTLCGTGTTARMITDQTGLPVKGYNSGPLGGDQQIGAKIVEGRVDLVIFFSDPLTAQPHDPDVKALLRIAQVYDIPIANTRATADFIITSPLMEETYEHQVINFHKNIADRAKTL; translated from the coding sequence ATGTTATCAAATGACTTTATTACATTCACACTGGAAAAGAAAAAAAGCATCGCACTAATTGCTCATGACAACGAAAAGCACGCATTGATCGAATGGTGCAAGGAGCATAAATCGGCTCTGGAAAAGCATACTCTCTGCGGCACCGGAACAACGGCACGGATGATCACGGATCAGACAGGACTTCCCGTAAAGGGCTACAACAGCGGCCCCTTAGGTGGTGACCAGCAGATCGGCGCAAAGATTGTGGAAGGAAGAGTCGACCTGGTCATCTTCTTTTCCGACCCTCTCACCGCACAGCCTCACGACCCGGATGTGAAAGCACTTTTACGTATTGCCCAGGTTTACGATATACCCATTGCCAACACCAGGGCAACCGCAGATTTCATCATCACCTCGCCGCTCATGGAAGAGACCTACGAGCATCAGGTCATCAACTTTCACAAAAACATTGCGGACCGGGCGAAAACCCTTTAA
- a CDS encoding class I SAM-dependent methyltransferase, whose protein sequence is MRNQLKLVAESYDKAIDLGRRGIDLYKELPEYITSDPNYLLFQKMQMDGMLSDSDRQEIIDYLSPAIDMKFIDLGCCLNLMFRGYDNWPSTYYGVDISSKTIQLLNGFVEKHHLTIGSLYCGSMHETPYDTNFFDIGSCIGSLEYFKKDFIEKAITEAHRILKPYGKFVLDVPDLGSPEFQITMMIEDYLGRTDQYDMPSQEFEDMLSNYFVIVNKEKVGPMFQYFLSCKK, encoded by the coding sequence ATGAGAAATCAGTTGAAGTTAGTTGCAGAGTCTTATGACAAAGCTATTGATTTAGGACGAAGAGGCATTGACTTGTACAAAGAACTTCCAGAATACATTACAAGTGATCCTAATTATCTTTTATTTCAAAAAATGCAGATGGATGGAATGCTTTCTGATAGTGACCGGCAAGAAATTATAGATTATTTATCGCCAGCTATAGATATGAAATTTATTGATCTTGGGTGTTGCCTAAACTTAATGTTTCGCGGCTATGATAATTGGCCATCCACATATTATGGGGTTGATATAAGCAGCAAAACCATTCAGTTACTAAACGGGTTTGTTGAAAAGCATCATTTGACCATTGGTTCTTTATATTGCGGCAGTATGCATGAAACGCCATATGATACAAACTTTTTTGACATAGGATCATGTATTGGTTCCCTCGAATATTTTAAAAAAGACTTTATTGAAAAAGCTATTACGGAAGCCCATCGTATCCTGAAGCCTTATGGGAAGTTTGTCCTTGATGTTCCGGACCTTGGAAGTCCTGAGTTTCAAATTACAATGATGATAGAGGATTACTTAGGTAGAACAGATCAATATGATATGCCATCTCAGGAATTTGAAGATATGTTGAGTAATTACTTTGTAATCGTGAATAAAGAAAAAGTAGGGCCTATGTTTCAATATTTCTTGAGTTGTAAAAAGTAA
- a CDS encoding toxic anion resistance protein produces MSKDIEDMLKEAPELTLSPLGPGGMEETQLVQTESVLKVVEEAPAADLTPEEERRVADFAEKIDLKDSNLILQYGAGAQKKIADFSEAALDNVKSKDLGEVGQILSEVVVELKSIEVEEEEKGLFGFFKKSVNRVEGIKAKYAKAETNINQICKVLQNHQIQLLKDIALLDKMYDLNTTYFKELTMYIMAGKRKLARVQQEELPALLERAAKSGLPEDAQAANDLSSMLNRFEKKLHDLELTRMISIQMAPQIRLVQNNDTLMTEKIQSTLVNTIPLWKSQMVLAIGISHSEQAAKAQREVTDMTNDLLKKNAEVLKTATIQTAKESERGIVDMETLKKTNESLITTLDEVVRIQADGRTKRREAEVELSRMEGELKSKLLQLSK; encoded by the coding sequence ATGAGTAAGGATATTGAAGATATGTTAAAGGAAGCTCCGGAACTGACCCTGTCTCCTCTTGGGCCCGGCGGTATGGAAGAAACCCAGCTGGTGCAGACAGAAAGCGTTCTTAAAGTGGTGGAGGAAGCACCGGCAGCTGATTTAACGCCGGAAGAAGAAAGACGAGTGGCTGACTTTGCGGAAAAGATCGATTTAAAGGATTCCAATCTGATTCTTCAGTATGGAGCCGGAGCCCAGAAGAAGATTGCCGATTTTTCGGAAGCAGCTCTTGATAATGTAAAGTCCAAGGATCTGGGGGAAGTGGGTCAGATCCTGTCAGAGGTGGTTGTCGAGCTTAAGAGCATCGAGGTGGAGGAAGAAGAAAAGGGCCTTTTCGGCTTTTTCAAAAAGAGCGTAAACCGGGTGGAAGGCATTAAGGCAAAGTATGCAAAGGCAGAAACCAATATAAACCAGATCTGCAAGGTCCTTCAAAACCATCAGATCCAGCTGTTAAAGGACATTGCCCTTCTGGATAAAATGTATGATTTAAATACCACGTATTTTAAAGAACTTACCATGTATATTATGGCCGGAAAGCGGAAGCTTGCCAGGGTGCAGCAGGAAGAGCTGCCGGCACTTTTAGAGAGGGCTGCAAAAAGCGGACTTCCGGAAGATGCCCAGGCAGCCAATGACTTGTCTTCCATGCTGAACCGTTTTGAGAAGAAGCTTCATGACCTGGAGCTTACCCGCATGATATCCATTCAGATGGCGCCTCAGATCCGTCTGGTCCAGAACAATGACACCTTAATGACGGAAAAGATACAGTCGACCCTGGTGAATACCATTCCTCTTTGGAAGAGCCAGATGGTACTAGCCATCGGAATCAGCCATTCCGAGCAGGCGGCAAAGGCCCAGCGGGAAGTGACAGATATGACCAATGATCTTTTAAAGAAGAATGCAGAGGTATTAAAAACCGCAACCATTCAGACGGCAAAGGAATCAGAACGGGGAATCGTGGACATGGAGACACTTAAGAAGACCAATGAATCCCTGATAACAACTTTGGATGAAGTAGTCCGGATCCAGGCGGATGGCAGGACAAAACGCCGGGAAGCAGAAGTGGAGTTAAGCCGGATGGAAGGGGAGCTTAAGTCCAAGCTTTTACAGCTTAGCAAATAA
- a CDS encoding DUF4489 domain-containing protein yields the protein MNANEYSDGFDNRVICCDCDQKCSERKCVCKSERIQRALKPNRTSLRCGTSTGTVTIPVDTSAGVTFTLATVNVDTKCMNHPCIQLEFTSNIIAISATLVLNFQIFKQCGNQMAPIPVGPIWTFSPPVEFSEGGGFTNTFSFSVCDCDTTCDECCNYRVVVTPVGAATIGITTINNSSLAAVIVDRACK from the coding sequence ATGAATGCCAATGAATATAGTGATGGATTTGATAATAGAGTAATATGTTGTGATTGTGATCAAAAATGCAGCGAACGAAAATGCGTTTGTAAATCTGAGAGAATCCAAAGAGCTTTAAAACCTAATAGAACATCCTTAAGATGCGGTACATCAACAGGAACTGTAACAATTCCTGTCGATACCTCTGCCGGAGTTACATTTACATTAGCTACTGTAAATGTGGATACAAAATGCATGAACCACCCATGTATTCAATTAGAATTTACAAGTAACATCATTGCTATCTCTGCAACTTTAGTTCTTAACTTCCAGATTTTTAAACAATGCGGCAATCAAATGGCACCTATTCCAGTAGGACCAATCTGGACATTTTCACCCCCTGTTGAATTTTCTGAAGGTGGTGGCTTTACTAATACCTTCTCATTCTCTGTATGTGATTGTGATACAACCTGTGATGAATGCTGTAACTATCGTGTAGTAGTTACTCCAGTTGGCGCAGCTACAATAGGTATAACCACTATTAACAATTCATCTCTTGCTGCTGTCATTGTTGATCGTGCATGTAAATAA
- a CDS encoding 5-bromo-4-chloroindolyl phosphate hydrolysis family protein — protein MDNREFSNLGDQIRDSVQNAIDSMDFNQLNRTISDTVNSALEEARSQLIKGTEFRKNIPPGSFSSQRTEKTETYQKTEWSGASVQRESREDGPGYRAFQTSRDVLKRTGDGQGELAQLNQTGRVSGVLYTVFGSIGIGIILILLLVVWIVALVVKPVIWAVAGATLILLLLGGVSGFMLRAGIGIRDRLKRARIYAKQSGKRMYCSIEELAGNIGRSRDFVLKDVQKMIKLGIFKQAYLDEQKTCLILSENTYRQYLECQKALKERELEEAREKEKEEIPSEEIKQMMADGQNYLRILREANDAIPGEVISQKISNLEHVIRRIFESVSKHPGRIGEMERFMEYYLPTTVKLVNAYRDFDSVGTQGANISSAKAEIERTLDTINQAFERLLDDLYQAAALDVSTDASVIQTMLKKDGWAESDFTGGMKNE, from the coding sequence ATGGATAATAGAGAATTTTCAAATTTAGGAGACCAGATCAGGGATTCGGTGCAGAATGCTATTGATTCCATGGATTTTAACCAGCTGAACAGAACCATATCCGATACGGTTAATTCTGCCCTGGAGGAAGCCAGGAGCCAGCTGATTAAGGGGACGGAGTTTAGGAAGAACATACCGCCCGGAAGCTTTAGCAGCCAAAGAACTGAAAAAACAGAGACATACCAGAAAACGGAGTGGAGCGGAGCATCGGTACAAAGAGAGAGCCGTGAAGACGGACCTGGATACCGGGCGTTTCAGACCAGCCGGGATGTTTTAAAAAGAACCGGTGACGGACAAGGGGAACTGGCGCAGTTAAACCAGACAGGCCGTGTATCAGGTGTTTTGTATACGGTGTTTGGGAGCATTGGTATTGGTATAATACTGATTCTTCTTTTAGTTGTCTGGATTGTGGCTCTGGTGGTGAAGCCGGTTATCTGGGCTGTGGCAGGTGCAACCTTAATCTTACTTCTGTTAGGCGGCGTATCCGGTTTTATGCTTCGCGCAGGAATCGGCATCCGGGACAGGTTAAAGAGAGCCAGAATTTATGCGAAACAGTCAGGTAAGCGGATGTACTGCAGCATTGAGGAACTGGCAGGAAACATTGGAAGATCCCGTGATTTTGTATTAAAGGACGTCCAAAAGATGATCAAGCTTGGAATTTTTAAGCAGGCATATCTGGATGAACAAAAGACCTGCCTGATCTTAAGCGAAAACACCTACAGGCAGTATCTGGAATGCCAAAAGGCACTTAAGGAAAGGGAACTGGAAGAAGCCAGAGAAAAAGAAAAGGAAGAGATTCCTTCAGAGGAAATAAAGCAGATGATGGCCGACGGCCAGAACTATTTAAGGATATTACGGGAGGCCAATGATGCCATACCGGGGGAAGTGATTTCCCAGAAGATTTCAAACCTTGAACATGTGATCCGTAGGATATTTGAATCGGTTTCCAAACATCCCGGGCGGATCGGAGAGATGGAGCGCTTTATGGAATATTACCTTCCCACAACGGTAAAACTGGTAAATGCGTACCGGGATTTTGACAGCGTGGGAACCCAGGGGGCCAATATTTCTTCCGCAAAGGCGGAGATAGAGAGAACTCTTGACACAATAAACCAGGCCTTTGAGCGGCTGCTTGATGATCTTTATCAGGCTGCTGCCTTGGATGTTTCTACAGATGCATCGGTGATCCAGACGATGTTAAAAAAGGATGGCTGGGCGGAAAGTGATTTTACAGGAGGTATGAAGAATGAGTAA
- the glmM gene encoding phosphoglucosamine mutase, which translates to MGKYFGTDGFRGEANVTLTVEDAYKVGRFLGWYYGQKNPDEVCRIVIGKDTRRSSYMFEYSLVAGLTASGADAYLLHVTTTPSVSYVVRTEGFSCGIMISASHNPYYDNGIKVINEKGEKLEESVTLEIEKYLDGETVELPMAKRDKIGRTIDFAAGRNRYIGYLISTATRSFKNKKVALDCANGSASAIAKNVFDALGAETHVISNEPNGLNINTGCGSTHIGQLMKFVKEVGADVGFAYDGDADRCIAVDENGEVVDGDAILYICGKYMKEQGTLKNNKVVTTIMSNFGLYKAFEREGIEFEKTAVGDKYVYENMSANGNCLGGEQSGHIIFSKHATTGDGILTSLKVMEVILEKKESLGKLVSELEIYPQVLKNVRVHDKTAAQDDEAVKAEVEKVAESLGNSGRILLRQSGTEPVVRVMVEAADLDTCEKYVDQVIEVMKEKGHLLS; encoded by the coding sequence ATGGGAAAATATTTTGGAACAGATGGCTTCCGCGGGGAAGCCAATGTAACGCTTACAGTGGAGGATGCCTATAAGGTGGGCCGTTTCTTAGGCTGGTACTATGGGCAGAAGAATCCGGATGAAGTATGCAGGATTGTCATAGGAAAAGATACGAGACGCAGCAGCTACATGTTTGAATACTCTCTGGTGGCGGGCCTTACCGCATCCGGAGCCGATGCATACCTGCTTCATGTTACTACAACTCCTAGCGTATCTTATGTAGTGCGCACCGAAGGATTTTCCTGCGGCATCATGATTTCCGCCAGCCATAATCCTTACTATGATAACGGAATAAAAGTAATTAACGAAAAGGGTGAGAAGCTGGAAGAGAGCGTGACCCTGGAAATAGAAAAGTATCTGGATGGAGAGACGGTCGAACTACCTATGGCTAAACGCGATAAAATCGGCCGTACCATAGATTTTGCTGCAGGAAGAAACCGTTATATCGGCTATTTGATTTCAACAGCTACCAGATCCTTTAAGAATAAAAAGGTGGCTCTGGACTGTGCAAACGGCAGCGCTTCCGCCATTGCCAAGAATGTTTTTGATGCCTTGGGAGCTGAAACCCATGTGATCAGCAATGAACCCAACGGCTTAAACATCAATACAGGATGCGGTTCCACTCACATCGGGCAGCTTATGAAATTTGTTAAAGAAGTGGGAGCCGATGTGGGCTTTGCCTATGACGGGGATGCGGACCGGTGTATTGCGGTGGATGAGAACGGTGAAGTGGTGGATGGAGATGCCATTCTGTACATTTGCGGCAAGTATATGAAGGAACAGGGAACCCTTAAGAATAATAAGGTGGTGACCACCATCATGTCAAACTTCGGTCTATACAAGGCCTTTGAGCGGGAAGGCATTGAGTTTGAGAAAACGGCGGTAGGCGATAAGTATGTTTATGAAAATATGTCGGCAAACGGAAATTGTCTGGGCGGAGAGCAGTCCGGCCATATAATTTTCAGTAAGCATGCTACCACGGGAGACGGTATCTTGACTTCCTTAAAGGTAATGGAAGTCATTCTGGAAAAGAAGGAGAGCCTTGGGAAACTAGTTTCCGAGCTTGAGATCTATCCCCAGGTACTTAAAAATGTCCGTGTCCACGATAAGACGGCGGCCCAGGATGATGAGGCGGTTAAGGCTGAAGTGGAAAAAGTTGCGGAAAGCCTTGGAAACAGTGGAAGGATCCTTCTTCGCCAGTCAGGAACAGAGCCTGTGGTACGGGTCATGGTAGAGGCCGCTGATCTGGATACCTGTGAGAAATATGTGGATCAGGTCATAGAAGTAATGAAAGAAAAAGGCCATCTGCTTTCCTAG
- a CDS encoding HD domain-containing protein: MVEKAVAFATKSHEGTFRKGTKIPYIVHPLETAVIVALMVTDEELICAALLHDVVEDTGVTEEELKEKFGLRVAELVMEETEDKTKCWKERKCATLDHLENASRESKILVLADKLSNLRTTARDYFLVGDDLWQRFNEKNKSEHAWYYKGVAKRLTGLEEFPAYQEYIKLCERVFE; encoded by the coding sequence ATGGTCGAGAAGGCTGTTGCATTTGCAACCAAGTCCCACGAGGGGACCTTTCGGAAAGGGACGAAGATTCCCTACATCGTCCATCCCTTAGAGACGGCAGTCATCGTTGCGCTGATGGTAACGGATGAAGAGCTGATCTGCGCCGCACTATTACATGATGTGGTGGAGGATACGGGTGTTACGGAGGAAGAGCTTAAAGAAAAGTTCGGACTTCGGGTGGCTGAACTGGTTATGGAAGAAACAGAAGACAAAACTAAGTGCTGGAAGGAACGCAAATGCGCGACACTTGATCATTTAGAAAATGCTTCCAGAGAAAGCAAGATCCTTGTTTTGGCGGACAAGCTGAGCAATTTAAGAACCACTGCAAGAGACTATTTTTTAGTGGGAGATGACCTTTGGCAGCGCTTTAACGAAAAAAACAAGTCAGAACACGCCTGGTATTACAAGGGGGTCGCAAAACGCCTTACAGGTCTTGAGGAGTTTCCTGCTTATCAGGAATATATAAAATTGTGTGAAAGAGTTTTTGAATAA
- the srtB gene encoding class B sortase — translation MKSKKLAFGVLIIAVIFLAVGVGKLYSDFKTRDHAEQQYESLAELARETTAGETKASIPEAETSAVYVSPIDFEKLGKINPDIVGWIRIEGTVIDYPIVQTDNNETYLDTDFEGKKSVAGAIYLDYESEPDFSGRHNIIYGHHMKNGSMFKDIIKYKDEAFFKEHQDIYIYTPEREYHLRPITALYTDASPIRRKTVFETDESFQAYVEEMTKDGLFLKKPEEPVRQLWSFVTCSYEFNDARTILYACEVPKGED, via the coding sequence ATGAAAAGCAAAAAATTGGCCTTTGGCGTTCTTATCATAGCCGTTATTTTTCTGGCTGTGGGTGTAGGAAAGCTCTATTCTGATTTTAAAACAAGAGATCATGCCGAACAGCAGTATGAAAGCCTTGCGGAGCTTGCAAGGGAGACTACGGCCGGGGAAACTAAGGCCAGTATCCCGGAAGCAGAAACAAGCGCTGTTTATGTTTCCCCCATTGATTTTGAGAAACTGGGAAAAATCAATCCGGATATCGTGGGCTGGATCAGGATTGAAGGCACGGTCATCGACTACCCCATTGTGCAGACGGATAACAATGAAACTTATCTGGATACGGATTTTGAGGGCAAGAAGAGCGTAGCCGGAGCCATTTACCTTGATTATGAAAGCGAACCTGACTTTTCCGGCCGGCATAACATAATATACGGGCATCACATGAAGAACGGATCGATGTTTAAGGACATCATAAAGTACAAGGATGAGGCTTTTTTTAAGGAACATCAGGATATTTATATTTATACGCCGGAGAGGGAATACCATTTGAGGCCCATCACCGCACTTTATACGGATGCCTCCCCCATCCGCAGGAAGACCGTGTTTGAAACAGACGAAAGCTTTCAGGCATATGTGGAGGAGATGACAAAGGACGGCCTGTTTCTTAAAAAGCCGGAAGAGCCGGTGAGACAGCTTTGGTCTTTTGTAACCTGCAGCTATGAGTTTAATGATGCAAGAACCATTCTATACGCCTGTGAGGTACCTAAGGGCGAAGATTAG
- a CDS encoding BTAD domain-containing putative transcriptional regulator — protein MKNQESIVHVNMLGGFSISMGDRTIVDQNNQAKKPWSLLEYLITFRGRDIPVEELIDLFWKDEASNNPAGALKTLMFRVRKLLEPLGYPTQELVFQNRKAYGWTKDLITVCDTDQFEDLCAQLEAHGLSEDDRLALCLEAFALYKGNFLPKSEWESWVVPIHTYYHTLYQKLIQKTLFLLEKRKDYPTIIDVCQQAIAIDSYSEEAHYYLVYALYQSGNQLMAMEHYHHVTDMFYNEFAITPSIRFKDLYKLISDKKHGITMDLSTIQEILSEGGTNSGAFSCEPSVFRDIYQLETRAIQRTGDSIFLCLLTISNLKGELLKPAVQTRAMDELGESIRKSLRRGDIFCRYSVSQYLLLLPTATYENGELVLKRIIQNFKKEYSRKDLSITYSLQSIIPN, from the coding sequence ATGAAAAACCAAGAATCTATCGTTCATGTAAATATGCTGGGAGGATTCTCCATATCCATGGGGGACAGGACGATCGTAGACCAGAATAATCAAGCAAAAAAACCCTGGAGCCTTTTAGAATATCTTATTACGTTTCGAGGTCGGGATATTCCGGTAGAAGAACTTATTGATCTGTTTTGGAAAGATGAAGCCAGCAATAACCCGGCAGGAGCCTTAAAGACCTTAATGTTCCGTGTACGCAAACTTTTAGAGCCTCTGGGATATCCCACACAGGAGCTGGTTTTCCAGAACCGTAAAGCCTACGGCTGGACGAAAGACCTTATCACGGTCTGCGATACCGACCAGTTTGAGGACTTGTGCGCCCAATTAGAGGCCCACGGTCTTTCCGAGGATGACCGTTTAGCCCTTTGTCTAGAGGCCTTTGCCCTGTACAAGGGAAACTTTCTTCCAAAATCAGAGTGGGAATCCTGGGTGGTACCGATCCACACTTATTATCACACCCTTTATCAAAAACTGATCCAAAAAACTTTATTCCTTCTGGAGAAAAGAAAGGATTATCCCACCATCATCGATGTATGCCAACAGGCCATTGCCATCGATTCCTATAGCGAAGAAGCTCATTATTACCTGGTCTATGCACTGTACCAAAGCGGCAACCAGCTAATGGCTATGGAACATTACCATCATGTGACTGACATGTTCTATAACGAATTTGCCATCACTCCGTCCATTCGATTTAAGGACCTATACAAGCTTATCAGTGATAAGAAGCATGGAATTACCATGGATCTTAGCACCATACAGGAGATTCTTTCAGAGGGCGGCACGAACAGCGGGGCCTTTAGTTGTGAACCCTCTGTGTTCCGGGACATCTATCAGCTGGAAACAAGGGCGATCCAGCGAACCGGTGACTCCATCTTCTTATGCCTTCTGACCATCAGCAATCTAAAGGGAGAGCTTTTAAAGCCTGCTGTCCAGACAAGGGCGATGGATGAGCTTGGAGAATCTATCCGTAAATCCCTGCGCAGAGGAGATATCTTTTGCCGCTACAGCGTAAGCCAATACCTATTGCTTCTGCCCACGGCAACCTATGAAAACGGCGAGCTGGTGTTAAAGCGCATTATTCAGAACTTCAAAAAAGAATATTCAAGAAAAGATCTTTCCATTACTTATTCATTGCAGAGTATCATTCCAAACTAA